The following is a genomic window from Hippoglossus stenolepis isolate QCI-W04-F060 chromosome 14, HSTE1.2, whole genome shotgun sequence.
GGCTGGGTTACCTGGGACCTCTGCTGATGGCCGAGGAGGGCGACACAGTGATAGTCCACCTGAAGAACAGCGCATCCAGACCTTACAGCATCCACCCACATGGACTGAACTACAGCAAGGGCAACGAGGGTGAGGCCCCGACCCCAGCACAGGCAGACAGGACTCACTGACCCCCCCCCGTGtgactgtggttgtgtttctctcctcaggAGCCCTCTACCCAGATGGGACAGCTCCAGAGCTGAAGCGGGACGACTCAGTGGCTCCTGGTGCATCCATGACCTACGAGTGGACCCTCCCTGAATCCCACAGCCCGACTTCTGAGGACAGCAACTGTCTGACCAGATTctaccactctcatgtctgcCCTCCTAAAGACATCAACTCAGGACTTATAGGACCCATCATTATCTGTAAAGCAGGTACTGGAACATTTTAATCCTTCAAATACCTGGTGTTTTTAcccatgtgcatttgtttgtaagTAAGATTGCACAAACATAACTAAACAGAAAAGTGGAACGTGTCATGGAAaacccattaaactttggtgcgGACCTGGAATAGAACAATTTTTTAGCCTTaaagggcgtttttcaacattttaactaTTTCCCCAGAGAATAAACTATGAATCTTGATGATCAACTTGTGTGACTGATGTtcacgagtgtgtgcaattcggtgcagatccaaataacaatCCAGATATGGTGAACTTAAATGTGACTGTTGGAAGTATGCACTCTGCTGAATTCTGGTTGATCAAGTAGTATTGATAGCAATTAAATGAACGATAAAACGTGAACTAGAAAGTGCAATTTTCCCCTTTGCATTATTGTGTagacacaaaacataaaatgaaaatagtaCCTTAAATTGGTACTGCAGTATGTACTTGGTTacttatttcctctcttttctagGAACCCTGGACTTACATGGCGACATGTCCGGCGACTACCTGTACGCTCTGCTGTTCATGGTGAACGACGAGAACTTCAGCTGGTACCTCGACCAAAACATCAGGACGTACATCACCAATCCAGTCACCAACCTGAAGGAGGACGAAGATTTCATAGAAAGCAACAAGATGCATGGTGAGGGGCAgcatcacatccacacacacacacacacacacacacacacagatacacaaatacacaaatacacacaagtaaccctgagtgtgtgttgcaggtatAAACGGTTTTCTGTATGGTAACCTGCCCGGACTGAGCATGTGTCAAGGCAACACGATCCACTGGCATTTGTTTGGATTAGGGAACGAGGTAACTATCCCATCATAACTATTAACCAGAATATCTGACTTATTTTGGGGTTGTAACTCTTAACTTGGGTAAAAAGCAGTTTCTGCAAAAGGGAAGAATACTATTCACACTAAGGTTGAAAATGTAGAATATAGAGGTATTCAAATTCCTCAAAATTTCCTCAAGCAAAGATATGGTAAGTCAATAGTTGTTTAAATGTCCTCCCTGTTCAACAGGTGGACATGCACTCAGTCCATTTCCACGGGCAGATCCTGACCACTCAGAACTACCACACAGACACCATCAGTCTGTTCCCAGGCACCAGCGCGATGGCTCTGATGGTCGCAGACAACCCCGGACACTGGCTGCTGACGTGCACGGTCAACGACCATCTGATGGGTGAGCTCACACACGAGGTCGCTCAGGAAAGAAATGTGTCCCACCACTGTGTGGAAGCTAAAactggttttgtgttgttgtcgtcCTTAAGCTGGAATGCAGGCGATATTTGAAATCAAGAAGTGTTTCCCCAACGTCCATAAGGCCCGGCCTCATGGTGCACTCAGACAGTTCTTCATCGCTGCTGAAGAGGAGGTCTGGGACTATGCTCCTACAACCCCCACTGATGggtactaacacacacacacacacacacacacacacacacacacacacacacacacacacacacacacacacacacacacacacacacacacacacacacacacacacacacacacacacacacacaccggtttCTCTgacgtctgtgtgtttttgtgtgtgtgcagtgaggCAAACAATTTTGTAACCAGAGGTCCAAAACGCATTGGAAGCCGCTACAAGAAGGTTCGCTACGTGGAATACACTGACAACACCTTCCTCACGAAGATGCTACGCAGCCCAGAGGAGCAACACCTTGGAATTCTGGGTAATCCAGGCTGTTATTCAGGTGGCACGTGATGGGATTTTAGGTCATGGGGGAAATAAGTCGGAGTCAGAGCTGCTCAGGAGGCAGAGAGTCAGCAGAGTGACAAATATCAAGTTGGCAAaactcagagagaaaagttcacctgctgctttaaaaaatatgtgtCAACATGACTCAGAAAGTGAAGTTGTTTAACTCATAATTATTTGCcaggaaaaatgtatttggattaaaatgacatgaaaagcTGCAAGTGCTCATATTTGAGAAGCTGTCAGTTAATTATCTGTCAATCAACTACTCAATTGTCAGTTTAGGTAAAATAATTGTCTAATCATCCAcgaatgaatgaaaataaatggtGTCCAGGAGAATCTGgtttattcatatttcagaCAGACTGAGGCTAAAAAAATCAGGCTCCGTATTCAAGACAAGTGTTTGACATATGTCACCAGgatcttgtttttattctgctgtgtgGAACTTTGCTTCCTGTTTCAAAACAGTTTAATACATATTCCTGGGAGTCTTTTCATTTGTAGTCCCATGTCTTAGATTTGGAGACTTCACTTCAGATGTCTCCCAACTCAATGTCCTGCTGAGGGACTCTGTCCTAagtttccacttcctgtctgtgtccgTCTACGACTGCAGGTCCGGTGCTGCGAGCTGAAGAGCGGGACACCATCAGTGTGGTGTTCAAGAACAAAGCCAGCCGACCGTACTCCATACAAGCGCACGGTGTTCAGTACAACGTGGAGCAGGATGGGACGCTCTATTACAATGAACCTGAAGGTaaatacatgcatgtgcacacttGGTTATCGGTGCATCAGATGTCCTGTCACTAGAGAGTTTCTTCATCTGTTCTCATGTCTCCCTCATCCATCTTTTCCTCAGAGTCTTACACAGCCAGGAAACTACGAGAGCTGAAGAAGGAACCAAGTGGGTTCAAATCTTTAATTCTCACTATTACCTTCAAAGATCCCTTTTCATTCTAATAGTTCTCCTCCTGTGGGGTTTTCAGGAGTAGTGACTCCTCTACCAGCGGCTCTGGTCAAACCTGGGACGGTGCACACCTACGAGTGGATGGTGCCGGAAGGTGCTAGTCCGGTGAGTGGGGAGGCCGACTGTCTCACGTACCTCTACTACTCTGGAGTGGACCCTGTTAAAGACACCAACTCTGGACTGGTGGGACCCCTCCTCGTCTGTCGACAGGGATCACTGAAGAAAGGAGTACAGGTGAGGACAGAGTCAGAGGaattcaacttcaacttcaacCTCAAGTTCctcctttattaaaaaaaagtgtgtgtttcctgttgtaaTGACAGCATGAGCAGAAGAACGTTCAGTCTTAGGAAATGCCCCTTTCAGATTTTGTGCAGTTTATACGAGGTGCTAGTTCATAGTCAGTTTGTTTCAAATTTGACATCAAGCTGGACTCTGACAACTTTTTTTGTCAAACCAGCGAAGCAATAACCATGAGACTATAATTCAGCCCCTCCAATTTATCGGTTGTCTGATACAAATCGGCCGATATGGGCCTTTCCCTGACAAATCTATAGTGTTAGTCTATAGCCGATATGAAGACTTTTGATTTATAGAATAAACATTGCAGAATAGAAGACAGGTTAATGAGTCATAATGAAACCACAGTTTGGCacgtttcctcttctcctcatgCAGAGAAACTTTGATAAGGAGTTTCACCTCATGGCCACGGTGTTTGACGAGAACCTGAGCTGGTACCGGGATGACAACATCAAGACCTTCACCACTGCTGCCACCACTGTAAACAAGGAGGATGAGGACTTCATGGAGAGCAACAAGATGCACGGTTCGTaggagacacacactgatcacaTGGCAGCTTGATTATTACCTATAAAGATCTTaaatgtgtctgtatctgttttttttccgtGCTGGAGGGGaggaattgttgttttatcGTGGCAGATTttgaacagatgttttttttctgtgctctGCTTTTTAGCCATCAATGGGTTTGTGTACAGGAACCTCCCCGGCCTGACCATGTGCAAGGGGGACAAAGTAACGTGGCACCTGTCGGGACTCGGCTCGGAGACGGACATCAACAGCCTTCACTTCGAGGGAAACCGCTTCATCTATCGCCAGAACAGACGAGACACCATCAGTGTTTTCCCTCACATCTCGCACACGGTCACGATGGTGCCGGACAGCATGGGTATACGTCTCCCTCTGACTCCACCCAGTCAATTAACGCCCTATAACAACATCTTCTTAAACGTATTTTTATGATATTGATTCCTGGAGAAATCATGTCTCCCTTAACCATCACGACAAGCCTCAAACAAATCCTAAAAAGTAAAACCACTTCTTCATGCTCGTCGTTTGACAAAGTGAAAACCAACAGCAACATCGTCAAAACACAAATTGGTCGCCACAGACGCACAAcagcacacaaaaacacaattgaaTTGTTTTAACCACTGCACCGCGCTTGATTTGTGTACCACTACCACTAAGCACCTCAAGAAAACGCAGGCATGTAATGACAAACCTGTACGTGCGTGGCCGAGCAAAGACGGAACGACTTCTGCTCAGTG
Proteins encoded in this region:
- the LOC118121562 gene encoding ceruloplasmin translates to MHGLAAWSWLLLCCGAAGVSGLTREYFLRIEEVSWNYAPSGMNIIQNHTLDEDEEASVFLKRGPQRIGPTYKKAIYKHYSDATYRIEVVKPDWLGYLGPLLMAEEGDTVIVHLKNSASRPYSIHPHGLNYSKGNEGALYPDGTAPELKRDDSVAPGASMTYEWTLPESHSPTSEDSNCLTRFYHSHVCPPKDINSGLIGPIIICKAGTLDLHGDMSGDYLYALLFMVNDENFSWYLDQNIRTYITNPVTNLKEDEDFIESNKMHGINGFLYGNLPGLSMCQGNTIHWHLFGLGNEVDMHSVHFHGQILTTQNYHTDTISLFPGTSAMALMVADNPGHWLLTCTVNDHLMAGMQAIFEIKKCFPNVHKARPHGALRQFFIAAEEEVWDYAPTTPTDGEANNFVTRGPKRIGSRYKKVRYVEYTDNTFLTKMLRSPEEQHLGILGPVLRAEERDTISVVFKNKASRPYSIQAHGVQYNVEQDGTLYYNEPEESYTARKLRELKKEPRVVTPLPAALVKPGTVHTYEWMVPEGASPVSGEADCLTYLYYSGVDPVKDTNSGLVGPLLVCRQGSLKKGVQRNFDKEFHLMATVFDENLSWYRDDNIKTFTTAATTVNKEDEDFMESNKMHAINGFVYRNLPGLTMCKGDKVTWHLSGLGSETDINSLHFEGNRFIYRQNRRDTISVFPHISHTVTMVPDSMGQFEVVSPTVMHYRGGMRANYTVTKCSFLQRQGEIMLHSKTYYVAAMEIDWDYAPNRTWEVEMFRGQDSPAPAFLDKEGGFIGSSYKKVVYRQFTNSKFTTQVERTADMEHLGIMGPMIHADVGDKVKVVFKNMASRPYSIHASGVKTEVPEVHPTPPGETHTYNWYVTKNTGPTAEQEDCSVSAYYSTVDVVKDLYSGLIGSLVICRRSWTRTLGFKKEVEEFALLFLIFDENESWYLDENIRTHIRNPRPNLKEDETFIESNKMHAINGYMYGNLNGLNMEVGDKVYWYLIGMGSEVDIHTAHWHGHSVQYKLDGGPRNTDVFELFPATFQTVKMRPQFPGTWLLHCHVIDHIKGGMEAMYTVTEKAKKKGIFG